A genomic stretch from Burkholderia pyrrocinia includes:
- the kdsB gene encoding 3-deoxy-manno-octulosonate cytidylyltransferase translates to MTHPQPFIAVIPARLASTRLPNKPLADLGGKPMVVRVAERAREAGAQQVLVASDAQSVLDAARDHGFEAVLTRADHPSGTDRLAEVAATFGWSDDTVVVNVQGDEPLIDPVLVRDVASHLAAHPACAIATAAHPIHDAADVFNPNVVKVALDAQSVALYFSRAPIPWSRDAYQPHWPDVAAMPAPGFPVYRHIGLYAYRARFLRTYPTLAQAPIEQAEQLEQLRALWHGERIAVLITESAPEAGIDTPADLARVQALFRPGSK, encoded by the coding sequence ATGACTCACCCGCAACCCTTCATCGCCGTCATTCCCGCCCGGCTCGCGTCGACGCGCCTCCCGAACAAGCCGCTCGCCGATCTCGGCGGCAAGCCGATGGTCGTGCGCGTCGCCGAGCGCGCGCGCGAAGCGGGCGCGCAGCAGGTGCTCGTCGCATCCGACGCGCAAAGCGTGCTCGATGCGGCGCGCGATCACGGCTTCGAGGCGGTGCTGACGCGTGCCGACCATCCGTCCGGCACCGACCGGCTCGCGGAAGTCGCGGCGACGTTCGGGTGGAGCGACGACACCGTCGTCGTCAACGTGCAGGGCGACGAGCCGCTGATCGACCCGGTGCTCGTGCGCGACGTAGCGTCGCACCTGGCCGCGCATCCGGCCTGCGCGATCGCGACCGCGGCCCACCCGATCCACGATGCAGCCGACGTGTTCAACCCGAACGTCGTGAAGGTCGCGCTCGACGCGCAGAGCGTCGCGCTGTACTTCTCGCGCGCGCCGATTCCGTGGAGCCGCGACGCATACCAGCCGCACTGGCCGGACGTCGCGGCGATGCCGGCCCCTGGATTTCCGGTCTATCGGCACATCGGTCTCTATGCGTATCGCGCGCGTTTCCTGCGCACGTATCCGACGCTCGCGCAGGCACCGATCGAACAAGCCGAGCAGCTCGAACAGCTGCGCGCGCTGTGGCACGGCGAGCGCATCGCAGTGCTGATCACCGAGTCCGCACCCGAAGCCGGCATCGACACGCCGGCCGATCTCGCGCGCGTGCAGGCCCTTTTTCGGCCGGGTTCAAAATAA
- a CDS encoding DUF962 domain-containing protein — protein sequence MKTLEDHLSQYAAYHRDARNIATHLVGIPMIVFAVEVLLSRPAIGMLAGIALSPALLLAVAFAVFYLRLDLRFGIVMTALFALGLWAAQALALLPTAQWLGIGIGAFVVGWIVQFVGHWFEGRKPAFVDDLVGLMVGPLFVVAEVAFFAGLRGDVRREVERRAGPVHGGAHSHV from the coding sequence ATGAAGACGCTCGAAGACCATCTTTCCCAGTATGCGGCCTACCATCGCGACGCGCGCAACATCGCGACGCATCTGGTCGGCATTCCGATGATCGTGTTCGCGGTCGAGGTGCTGCTGTCGCGGCCGGCAATCGGCATGCTGGCCGGCATAGCACTGTCGCCGGCGCTGCTGCTCGCCGTCGCGTTCGCGGTGTTCTACCTGCGTCTCGACCTGCGGTTCGGGATCGTGATGACCGCGCTGTTCGCGCTCGGCCTGTGGGCCGCGCAGGCGCTCGCGCTGCTGCCGACCGCGCAATGGCTCGGCATCGGCATCGGTGCGTTCGTCGTCGGCTGGATCGTGCAGTTCGTCGGGCACTGGTTCGAAGGGCGCAAGCCCGCATTCGTCGACGATCTGGTCGGCCTGATGGTCGGGCCGCTGTTCGTCGTCGCCGAAGTCGCGTTCTTCGCGGGGCTGCGCGGCGACGTGCGTCGCGAAGTCGAGCGGCGGGCCGGGCCCGTGCACGGCGGCGCACACTCGCATGTCTGA
- the chrA gene encoding chromate efflux transporter: MNTSTVPVPSRHPWPVFVAFLRLGLTSFGGPVAHLGYFRAEFVTRRGWLTERTYADLVGLCQFLPGPASSQVGMAIGLARAGYAGMFAAWLGFTLPSALLMMLFALGVHATGAPIEAGALHGLRIVSVAVIAQAVWGMARTLCPDARRVTLMAAAACVALLAPAAWTQIAVIVAAGAAGLVLLPQPARDAHEPLPLHVSHRAGVLWLALFAALLVALPFAARVLRSDTLAVVDAFFRTGALVFGGGHVVLPLLQAAVVAPGWVGDSAFLAGYGLAQAVPGPLFTFAAFLGASLRDAPNGWLGGTIALVSIFAPSFLLVAGTAPFWERLRRSTRMQAALAGVNAAVVGLLLAALYHPVWTDTIVAPRDLAAALVAFVALVFWRVPPWAVVIASAALGWVLGMVG; the protein is encoded by the coding sequence TTGAACACATCGACCGTCCCCGTCCCTTCCCGTCATCCGTGGCCCGTGTTCGTCGCATTCCTGCGGCTCGGCCTTACGTCGTTCGGCGGCCCGGTCGCGCATCTTGGCTACTTCCGCGCCGAATTCGTCACGCGGCGCGGCTGGCTCACCGAGCGCACGTATGCGGATCTGGTCGGGCTGTGCCAGTTCCTGCCGGGGCCCGCGAGCAGCCAGGTCGGGATGGCGATCGGCCTCGCGCGCGCCGGCTATGCGGGAATGTTCGCCGCGTGGCTCGGCTTCACGCTGCCGTCGGCGCTGCTGATGATGCTGTTTGCGCTCGGCGTTCACGCGACGGGCGCGCCGATCGAAGCCGGCGCGCTGCACGGGCTGCGCATCGTGTCGGTCGCGGTGATCGCGCAAGCCGTCTGGGGCATGGCGCGCACGCTGTGCCCGGATGCGCGCCGCGTCACGCTGATGGCCGCGGCCGCGTGCGTCGCGCTGCTCGCGCCGGCCGCGTGGACGCAGATTGCGGTGATCGTCGCGGCCGGTGCGGCCGGTCTCGTCCTGCTGCCGCAGCCGGCGCGCGACGCCCACGAGCCGTTGCCGCTGCACGTATCGCACCGCGCGGGCGTGCTGTGGCTCGCGCTGTTCGCGGCGCTGCTCGTCGCGCTGCCGTTCGCGGCACGCGTGCTCCGCTCCGATACGCTTGCCGTCGTCGATGCGTTCTTCCGCACCGGCGCGCTCGTGTTCGGCGGCGGGCACGTGGTGCTGCCGCTGCTGCAGGCGGCCGTGGTCGCGCCCGGCTGGGTCGGCGATTCGGCGTTCCTCGCTGGCTACGGGCTCGCGCAGGCCGTGCCGGGGCCGCTGTTCACGTTTGCGGCATTCCTCGGCGCTTCGCTGCGCGATGCGCCGAACGGCTGGCTCGGCGGCACGATCGCGCTCGTCTCGATCTTCGCGCCGTCGTTCCTGCTCGTTGCCGGCACCGCGCCGTTCTGGGAGCGCCTGCGCCGCAGCACGCGCATGCAGGCCGCGCTCGCGGGCGTGAACGCGGCCGTCGTCGGGCTGCTGCTCGCCGCGCTCTATCACCCGGTCTGGACCGACACGATCGTGGCGCCGCGCGACCTGGCCGCCGCGCTCGTCGCGTTCGTTGCGCTGGTGTTCTGGCGCGTGCCACCGTGGGCCGTCGTGATCGCGAGCGCGGCGCTCGGTTGGGTGCTCGGCATGGTCGGCTGA
- the mdtD gene encoding multidrug transporter subunit MdtD translates to MFQSPPAAAPGEKNLTVMLWLVATGFFMQTLDATIVNTALPSMAASLGESPLRMQSVVIAYSLTMAVMIPVSGWLADTFGTRRVFFSAILVFSLGSLLCANAHTLTQLVAFRVVQGVGGAMLLPVGRLAVLRTFPAERYLSALSFVAIPGLIGPLIGPTLGGWLVKIASWHWIFLINVPVGVAGCIATFYSMPDSRNPAVGRFDLKGYLLLTIGMVAISLSLDGLADLGMQHAAVLVLLILSLACFVAYGLYAVRAPQPIFSLELFRIHTFSVGLLGNLFARIGSGAMPYLIPLLLQVSLGYSAFEAGLMMLPVAAAGMFSKRIITRLITQHGYRKVLLANTIMVGVMMASFALMRDTVPVWVKVVHLALFGGFNSMQFTAMNTLTLKDLGTGGASSGNSLFSLVQMLSMSLGVTVAGALLATFTGMLRTVTPSNTLPAFHATFICVGIITAASAWIFAQLAPEIRSTARKTDPSERA, encoded by the coding sequence ATGTTCCAAAGCCCGCCCGCCGCCGCTCCCGGCGAAAAGAACCTCACCGTGATGCTCTGGCTCGTTGCGACGGGCTTCTTCATGCAGACGCTCGATGCGACGATCGTCAACACGGCGCTGCCGTCGATGGCCGCGAGCCTCGGCGAATCGCCGCTGCGGATGCAGTCGGTCGTGATCGCGTACTCGCTGACGATGGCGGTGATGATCCCCGTGTCGGGCTGGCTCGCCGATACGTTCGGCACGCGGCGCGTGTTCTTCAGCGCGATCCTGGTGTTCTCGCTCGGCTCGCTGCTGTGCGCGAACGCGCATACGCTGACGCAACTCGTCGCGTTCCGCGTCGTGCAGGGGGTCGGCGGCGCGATGCTGCTGCCGGTCGGGCGGCTCGCGGTGCTGCGCACCTTCCCGGCCGAACGCTACCTGTCCGCGCTGTCGTTCGTTGCGATTCCCGGCCTGATCGGCCCGCTGATCGGGCCGACGCTCGGCGGCTGGCTCGTGAAGATCGCGTCGTGGCACTGGATCTTCCTGATCAACGTGCCGGTCGGCGTCGCGGGCTGCATCGCGACCTTCTATTCGATGCCCGATTCGCGCAACCCGGCCGTCGGCCGCTTCGACCTGAAGGGCTATCTGCTGCTGACGATCGGCATGGTCGCGATCTCGCTGTCGCTCGACGGGCTCGCCGATCTCGGCATGCAGCACGCAGCCGTGCTCGTGCTGCTGATCCTGAGCCTCGCGTGCTTCGTCGCGTACGGGCTGTACGCGGTGCGCGCGCCGCAACCGATCTTCTCGCTCGAACTGTTCAGGATCCACACGTTCAGCGTCGGGCTGCTCGGCAACCTGTTCGCGCGGATCGGCAGCGGCGCGATGCCGTACCTGATCCCGCTGCTGCTGCAGGTGAGCCTCGGCTACTCGGCGTTCGAGGCCGGGCTGATGATGCTGCCGGTCGCGGCGGCCGGGATGTTCTCGAAGCGGATCATCACGCGGCTGATCACGCAGCACGGCTACCGCAAGGTGCTGCTTGCGAACACGATCATGGTCGGCGTGATGATGGCGAGCTTCGCGCTGATGCGCGACACGGTGCCCGTCTGGGTGAAGGTCGTGCATCTCGCGCTGTTCGGCGGCTTCAACTCGATGCAGTTCACCGCGATGAACACGCTGACGCTGAAGGATCTCGGCACGGGCGGCGCGAGCAGCGGCAACAGCCTGTTCTCGCTCGTGCAGATGCTGTCGATGAGCCTCGGCGTCACGGTCGCCGGCGCGTTGCTCGCAACGTTCACCGGCATGCTGCGCACCGTGACGCCGAGCAACACGCTGCCGGCGTTCCACGCGACGTTCATCTGCGTCGGGATCATCACCGCCGCGTCCGCTTGGATCTTCGCGCAGCTCGCGCCCGAAATTCGCAGCACCGCGCGCAAGACCGACCCGTCCGAGCGCGCATAA
- a CDS encoding DUF2917 domain-containing protein, with protein MRELRLYVMDGDEPAGRWRIVDRTVLEVAEGDVWVTVEGRPDDHWLAAGDSLTLLSGMRVWVSAGPHGATFAFGPLAVPAVRAAQAWWRPLVAWRDGRRHAAASLPT; from the coding sequence ATGCGCGAACTGCGACTCTACGTGATGGACGGTGACGAGCCGGCAGGACGGTGGCGGATCGTCGATCGCACCGTACTCGAGGTGGCCGAAGGCGACGTCTGGGTGACCGTCGAGGGCCGTCCCGACGACCACTGGCTCGCTGCCGGCGATTCGCTGACGTTGCTGTCAGGCATGCGCGTATGGGTCAGCGCGGGGCCGCACGGCGCGACGTTCGCGTTCGGCCCGCTCGCGGTGCCGGCCGTGCGCGCCGCGCAGGCGTGGTGGCGGCCGCTCGTCGCGTGGCGCGACGGCCGTCGTCACGCGGCCGCGTCGCTGCCGACGTAG
- a CDS encoding Crp/Fnr family transcriptional regulator, with product MPSSLAPYLPQIEANPWFAALPPALRADLLDRAALRRLPAGQPLFRRGDPPCGLYAVLAGSLTIGAVDPQGKEALLTVAEPVTWFGEIALFDGQPRTHDAIALDDALLLHVPQAALLALLDATPQYWRQFALLMAQKLRLSFLTVESMSVMPAAQRLAARLLMIAEGYGGISAGRTRVRLSQETLASMLSLTRQTTNQLLKALQADGVVRLHVGEIELVDIDALRRASGLAGDTP from the coding sequence ATGCCCTCGTCGCTCGCCCCCTACCTGCCGCAGATCGAGGCGAACCCGTGGTTCGCCGCGCTGCCGCCCGCGTTGCGCGCGGACCTGCTCGACCGTGCGGCGCTGCGCCGCCTGCCGGCCGGCCAGCCGCTGTTCCGGCGCGGCGACCCGCCGTGCGGGCTGTACGCGGTACTGGCCGGTTCACTCACGATAGGTGCGGTCGATCCGCAGGGCAAGGAAGCGCTGCTGACGGTCGCCGAGCCCGTCACGTGGTTCGGCGAAATCGCGCTGTTCGACGGCCAGCCGCGCACGCACGACGCGATCGCGCTCGACGACGCGCTGCTGCTGCACGTGCCGCAGGCCGCGCTGCTCGCGCTGCTCGACGCGACGCCGCAATACTGGCGGCAGTTCGCGCTGCTGATGGCGCAGAAGCTGCGCCTGAGCTTCCTGACCGTCGAATCGATGAGCGTAATGCCGGCCGCGCAACGGCTCGCCGCGCGCCTGCTGATGATCGCCGAAGGCTACGGCGGCATCAGCGCCGGGCGCACGCGCGTGCGGCTGTCGCAGGAAACGCTCGCGTCGATGCTGTCGCTGACGCGGCAGACCACCAACCAGTTGCTGAAGGCGCTGCAGGCCGACGGCGTCGTGCGACTGCATGTCGGCGAGATCGAACTCGTCGACATCGACGCACTGCGCCGCGCGAGCGGGCTGGCCGGCGATACGCCCTGA
- the xseA gene encoding exodeoxyribonuclease VII large subunit, which produces MPSDSPFAAPGATRGGDEVIPVSALNRAISTMLERSFPLLWISGEVSNFTRAASGHWYFSIKDQQAQMRCVMFRGRAQYAEFTPREGDRIEVRAVVTMYEPRGEVQLNVEAVRRTGQGRLYEAFLRLKAQLEGEGLFAPERKRPLPAHPRAIGIVTSLQAAALRDVLTTLARRAPHIPVIVYPAPVQGAGSAEKLVAAVEAANARREVDVLLVCRGGGSIEDLWSFNDEALARAIAASELPVVSGVGHETDFTIADFAADVRAPTPTGAAELASPQRALLLREVGDCQRALARGMERRLEQRAQQLDWLARRLVSPAERLQRQRTHVEQLAARLASAASRPVRDARARFALAQLRWQRARPDPSQARQALAGLSQRLALALQRRHERDTARVSACAARLEVLSPKRTLERGYAALVDAQTGRAVRAPSALKPQRRLTVHLAEGSADVSLADVQPRLTDTI; this is translated from the coding sequence ATGCCTTCCGACTCCCCTTTTGCTGCACCCGGCGCGACCCGCGGCGGCGACGAAGTGATTCCCGTTTCGGCGCTCAATCGCGCGATTTCGACGATGCTCGAGCGCTCGTTTCCGCTGCTGTGGATTTCGGGCGAAGTATCGAATTTCACGCGCGCCGCGAGCGGCCACTGGTATTTCTCGATCAAGGACCAGCAGGCGCAGATGCGCTGCGTGATGTTCCGCGGCCGCGCCCAATACGCGGAATTCACGCCGCGCGAAGGCGACCGGATCGAGGTCCGCGCGGTCGTCACGATGTACGAGCCGCGCGGCGAAGTGCAGCTCAACGTCGAGGCCGTGCGGCGCACCGGGCAGGGGCGCCTGTACGAGGCGTTCCTGCGGCTGAAGGCGCAGCTCGAAGGCGAAGGGCTCTTCGCGCCCGAGCGCAAGCGGCCGCTGCCGGCCCACCCGCGCGCGATCGGCATCGTCACGTCGCTGCAGGCCGCCGCGCTGCGCGACGTGCTGACCACGCTCGCACGCCGTGCGCCGCACATTCCGGTGATCGTCTATCCGGCGCCCGTGCAGGGTGCCGGTTCCGCCGAAAAGCTCGTCGCGGCCGTCGAGGCCGCGAATGCGCGGCGCGAGGTCGACGTGCTGCTGGTCTGCCGCGGCGGCGGCTCGATCGAGGATCTGTGGTCGTTCAACGACGAGGCGCTGGCGCGTGCGATCGCGGCGAGCGAGCTGCCGGTCGTCAGCGGCGTCGGGCACGAAACCGATTTCACGATCGCGGACTTCGCGGCCGACGTGCGCGCGCCGACGCCGACCGGCGCGGCCGAACTCGCGAGCCCGCAGCGCGCGCTGCTGCTGCGCGAGGTCGGCGACTGCCAGCGTGCGCTCGCGCGCGGCATGGAACGCCGGCTCGAACAGCGTGCGCAGCAACTCGACTGGCTCGCGCGCCGGCTCGTGAGCCCGGCCGAGCGGCTGCAGCGGCAGCGCACGCACGTCGAGCAGCTCGCGGCGCGGCTCGCGTCGGCGGCGTCGCGGCCGGTGCGCGACGCACGCGCGCGCTTCGCGCTCGCGCAATTGCGCTGGCAGCGCGCGCGGCCCGATCCGTCACAGGCGCGCCAGGCGCTCGCGGGGCTGTCGCAACGTCTCGCGCTCGCATTGCAGCGCCGTCACGAACGCGACACGGCGCGTGTGTCAGCCTGTGCGGCGCGGCTCGAGGTGCTGAGCCCGAAGCGCACGCTCGAGCGCGGCTATGCGGCGCTCGTCGATGCGCAGACGGGCCGCGCGGTGCGCGCGCCGAGCGCGCTGAAGCCGCAGCGGCGCCTGACCGTGCATCTCGCCGAAGGCTCGGCCGACGTGTCGCTCGCCGACGTGCAGCCGAGGTTGACCGATACGATCTGA
- a CDS encoding EAL domain-containing protein, whose amino-acid sequence MSMIEIDPPGFQPPRPVAGDDGNRRTVLYGGYTVFSVFQPVFSVSHRRAIGYHASLRAHDEESRQVASHEVFTQAARRGDLLELGRLAESLHLGNFHAFDSHDEWLFLSLHPAALMDTVYGDALLANLKALGLPPHRVVLEVPEQAGGETPRYAAIVDGLRKAGFLIALGGFGAKHSNIDRVWHLHPDIVTLDRGILAQASEHSHLERVLPGLVSLLHESGQLVLMGGLSTERDALIALECNVDFVQGQYFAGPSVDPVQPQAAAGCMDTLSAALRLRVAQRERTQAQRLAPYVAALEEASRKLAAGESLTDAAAAVLGLPETARCFLLDASGRQIGDNVLARGSVSQRAKRFRPLLHSEGASWERRPYFIDAMRAPGRVHLTPPYLSINEAHLCVTASVAAPAAAGMQVLCVDINWEAALNRE is encoded by the coding sequence ATGAGCATGATCGAAATCGATCCCCCCGGCTTTCAGCCGCCCCGCCCCGTCGCCGGCGACGACGGGAACCGGCGCACCGTGCTGTACGGCGGCTACACCGTGTTCAGCGTGTTCCAGCCCGTTTTCTCGGTGTCGCACCGCCGCGCGATCGGCTATCACGCATCGCTGCGCGCGCACGACGAGGAAAGCCGTCAGGTGGCGTCGCACGAGGTGTTCACGCAGGCGGCACGGCGCGGCGACCTGCTCGAACTCGGCCGGCTCGCCGAATCGCTGCATCTCGGCAATTTCCACGCGTTCGACAGTCACGACGAATGGCTCTTCCTGAGCCTGCATCCGGCCGCGCTGATGGACACCGTCTACGGCGACGCGCTGCTCGCGAACCTGAAGGCGCTCGGGCTGCCGCCGCACCGCGTGGTGCTCGAGGTGCCCGAGCAGGCGGGCGGCGAGACGCCGCGCTATGCGGCGATCGTCGACGGGCTGCGCAAGGCCGGCTTCCTGATCGCGCTCGGCGGGTTCGGCGCGAAGCATTCGAACATCGACCGCGTGTGGCACCTGCATCCCGACATCGTCACGCTCGACCGCGGCATCCTCGCGCAGGCGAGCGAGCACTCGCACCTCGAACGCGTGCTGCCGGGGCTCGTGTCGCTGCTGCACGAATCCGGCCAGCTCGTGCTGATGGGCGGCCTGTCGACCGAGCGCGATGCGCTGATCGCACTCGAGTGCAACGTCGATTTCGTGCAGGGCCAGTATTTCGCGGGGCCGAGCGTCGACCCCGTGCAACCGCAGGCTGCGGCGGGCTGCATGGATACGCTGTCGGCCGCGCTGCGGCTGCGCGTCGCGCAACGCGAGCGCACGCAGGCGCAACGGCTCGCACCGTATGTCGCCGCGCTCGAGGAAGCGAGCCGGAAGCTCGCTGCGGGCGAATCGCTCACCGATGCGGCCGCCGCCGTGCTCGGGCTGCCCGAGACCGCGCGCTGCTTCCTGCTCGACGCATCGGGGCGCCAGATCGGCGACAACGTGCTCGCACGCGGCAGCGTGTCGCAGCGCGCCAAGCGCTTCCGGCCGCTGCTGCATTCCGAAGGTGCGAGCTGGGAGCGCCGCCCGTACTTCATCGACGCGATGCGCGCGCCGGGCCGCGTGCATCTGACGCCGCCCTACCTGTCGATCAACGAGGCGCACCTGTGCGTGACCGCATCGGTCGCCGCGCCCGCCGCGGCCGGCATGCAGGTGCTCTGCGTCGACATCAACTGGGAAGCGGCGCTCAACCGCGAGTGA
- a CDS encoding citrate/2-methylcitrate synthase, whose product MTSLSAQEAAGTLGVSVSTLYAYVSRGLLRSLPDGATKRRRYDADEVRLLARRRADAKRAGGVAERSLDWGVPVLESRITQIADGRLRYRGADAVALADEATLEQTAARLWECSPARLAAASLASTGFDAPQWDDWARRWAHLAPLERTLVLLPAAAAALPRLWAQGRDAQLDSAALLLRVATAALAGIAPGDAPVHRQLAAAWHLRRRDEADLLRRALVLCADHELNPSTFAVRCIASTGTHLFGAIAGGLAALSGPRHGGETFRAGTLLDEAARAADLDRYLALRLAHDERADGGRTALSGFAHPLYPDGDPRALALLDALHAAVPDRPALHLARALAARVEAATGLRPAIDFALAVLERTLALPDGAAFTLFAAGRTAGWIAHALEQYADGKLIRPRARYVGSDAAA is encoded by the coding sequence ATGACATCCCTCAGCGCGCAGGAAGCCGCCGGCACCCTCGGTGTCAGCGTGAGCACGCTCTATGCGTATGTGAGCCGCGGCCTGCTGCGCTCGCTGCCCGACGGCGCGACCAAGCGCCGCCGCTACGACGCGGACGAGGTGCGCCTGCTCGCGCGCCGCCGCGCCGACGCGAAACGCGCGGGCGGCGTCGCGGAGCGGTCGCTCGACTGGGGCGTGCCGGTGCTCGAATCGCGGATCACGCAGATCGCCGACGGCCGCCTGCGCTACCGCGGCGCCGATGCCGTCGCGCTTGCCGACGAGGCGACGCTGGAACAGACGGCCGCCAGGCTCTGGGAGTGTTCGCCCGCGCGGCTTGCCGCAGCATCGCTCGCGTCGACCGGTTTCGACGCCCCGCAGTGGGACGACTGGGCGCGCCGCTGGGCGCATCTCGCGCCACTCGAACGCACGCTGGTGCTGCTGCCCGCCGCGGCCGCGGCGCTGCCGCGCCTGTGGGCGCAGGGGCGCGACGCGCAGCTCGACTCGGCCGCGCTGCTGCTGCGCGTCGCGACGGCCGCGCTCGCCGGCATCGCGCCGGGCGACGCGCCCGTGCACCGGCAGCTCGCTGCCGCATGGCACCTGCGACGGCGCGACGAAGCCGACCTGCTGCGCCGCGCGCTCGTGCTGTGCGCCGATCACGAACTGAATCCATCGACCTTTGCGGTGCGCTGCATCGCGTCGACCGGCACTCACCTGTTCGGCGCGATCGCGGGCGGGCTGGCTGCACTGTCCGGGCCGCGCCACGGCGGCGAGACGTTCCGCGCGGGCACGTTGCTCGACGAAGCGGCCCGCGCCGCCGACCTCGATCGCTATCTCGCGCTGCGGCTGGCGCATGACGAACGCGCGGACGGCGGCCGCACGGCACTGTCCGGTTTCGCGCACCCGCTCTATCCCGATGGCGATCCGCGCGCGCTGGCGCTGCTCGACGCACTGCACGCGGCGGTGCCCGACCGCCCGGCGCTGCACCTGGCGCGCGCGCTCGCCGCGCGCGTCGAAGCGGCAACGGGCCTGCGGCCGGCGATCGATTTCGCGCTCGCGGTGCTGGAGCGCACGCTCGCGCTGCCGGACGGCGCGGCATTCACGCTGTTCGCGGCCGGCCGCACGGCCGGCTGGATCGCGCATGCGCTCGAGCAATACGCGGACGGCAAGCTGATCCGGCCCCGGGCGCGCTACGTCGGCAGCGACGCGGCCGCGTGA
- a CDS encoding class I SAM-dependent methyltransferase, producing MVDRPTLDAYDAHAAQYAQDWLDQAAPDDMYALLEQHFSPGPTADVGCGAGRDTAWLASRGFDARGYDASAALLDEARRRHPDLIFELAALPALAGVPSGAFRNVLCETVVMHLEQADAAAAARLADLLMPGGTLYLSWRVAGNGALRDERGRLYTPLDSARMHAALGAGMHVIDEHEVVSASSGKRVHRLIVRKAAAAA from the coding sequence ATGGTGGATCGCCCGACTCTCGACGCCTACGATGCCCATGCCGCGCAATATGCGCAGGACTGGCTCGACCAGGCCGCGCCCGACGACATGTACGCGCTGCTCGAACAGCATTTCTCGCCGGGGCCGACCGCCGACGTCGGTTGCGGAGCAGGGCGCGACACCGCCTGGCTCGCTTCGCGTGGCTTCGACGCGCGCGGCTACGACGCGAGCGCCGCGCTGCTCGACGAGGCGCGACGGCGCCACCCCGACCTGATCTTTGAATTGGCCGCACTGCCGGCGCTGGCCGGCGTGCCATCGGGCGCGTTTCGCAACGTGCTGTGCGAGACGGTCGTCATGCACCTCGAACAGGCGGACGCGGCGGCCGCCGCGCGGCTGGCCGATCTCCTGATGCCGGGCGGCACGTTGTACCTGAGCTGGCGGGTGGCCGGAAACGGTGCGCTGCGCGACGAGCGCGGCCGCCTCTATACGCCGCTCGACTCCGCGCGGATGCATGCGGCGCTCGGCGCCGGCATGCACGTGATCGACGAGCACGAGGTCGTCAGCGCGTCGTCCGGCAAGCGCGTGCATCGGCTGATCGTGCGCAAGGCGGCCGCCGCCGCGTGA
- the sodB gene encoding superoxide dismutase [Fe], translated as MAHTLPPLPYAEDALAPTISLETIQYHYGKHHQAYVTNLNNLIPGTEFENLSLEEIVKKSSGGIFNNAAQIWNHTFFWNSLSPNGGGAPTGALGDAINAKWGSYDAFKEAFTKAAVGTFGSGWAWLVKKADGSLDIVSTSNAATPLTTADKALLTIDVWEHAYYIDYRNARPKFVEAFWNIVNWDFAAKNFA; from the coding sequence ATGGCTCATACGCTCCCGCCGCTCCCGTACGCTGAAGACGCACTCGCGCCGACCATCTCGCTCGAGACGATCCAGTACCACTACGGCAAGCACCATCAGGCTTATGTGACGAACCTGAACAATCTGATCCCGGGCACGGAATTCGAAAACCTGTCGCTGGAAGAGATCGTGAAGAAGTCGTCGGGCGGCATCTTCAACAACGCCGCGCAAATCTGGAACCACACGTTCTTCTGGAACAGCCTGTCGCCGAACGGCGGCGGCGCACCGACGGGCGCGCTGGGCGATGCGATCAACGCGAAGTGGGGTTCGTACGACGCATTCAAGGAAGCGTTCACGAAGGCTGCAGTCGGCACGTTCGGTTCGGGCTGGGCATGGCTGGTGAAGAAGGCCGACGGTTCGCTCGACATCGTGTCGACGAGCAACGCAGCCACGCCGCTGACGACCGCCGACAAGGCACTGCTGACGATCGACGTGTGGGAACACGCGTACTACATCGACTACCGCAACGCACGTCCGAAGTTCGTCGAAGCGTTCTGGAACATCGTGAACTGGGACTTCGCAGCGAAGAACTTCGCGTAA
- a CDS encoding Trm112 family protein → MDARLLEILVCPICKGPLHYDRAAQELICNADKLAYPIRDGIPVMLVDEARQTVEGTPVDPAGR, encoded by the coding sequence GTGGACGCTCGCCTGCTTGAAATCCTTGTGTGCCCTATCTGCAAAGGCCCGCTCCACTATGACCGCGCCGCGCAGGAGCTGATCTGCAACGCGGACAAGCTCGCCTACCCGATCCGCGACGGCATCCCCGTGATGCTCGTCGACGAAGCGCGCCAGACCGTCGAAGGCACGCCGGTCGACCCGGCCGGCCGATAA